GTCATCCCGCTCATTTTTACAATTCATCTGTAATTCCTGTTTCTTGAAACCAGCTGTATTTCAGCTACACCCACAGGAAGAGGTATTTTTAGTCATCTGAATACATGAGCCTATTAAGAAAGCTGAGCCGCTTCATTTTCAAACCTTGGGCTAACCATAGACGGCATCAACACTGCCCTAACAACAAATCGTTGTTTAGTCTGATTTGCAGGCATTTTTTACTGTCTCAGTTCAGAGGATATAGTGGCTGTGAACAAGGTCAGCTGAGAATAATACAGCATAAAGGAGTTTGATTCCAGAAAACatccaggcagagctggatAAATCACTACCCAGCTGCGACAGCGCTCAGTTAAAAGCATCCCTTGTAGAATGAGGTGAGGGCAGTAGACTCTTAAGAACTATCTTAAGAGGAATTTCAAATCTTGACGACTGAACTAATCTGTTGTAAGAACTTTCTGAGTAAATAAAGTTTGGTGCTGATGCTCCAAGTTGTAACTGGGGGTGGCAGGTTGCTGAGGCCATAAGCGCTTTGAGAGAGAATCCAGTTCAGTGTTGGGGCTGTCATTTCACACCCCTTTCAGGTGACATTCTGTCTGCCTGCCTTGTCTTCTAACCCTGCTCTTGGATCAGCCGCCAGAGCGGGGTAGACTCTTGAGAGAAGAATTATGATGATTGTTTGACAGCATGGCtgtgaacatattttaaaagccagttGAAGGCTTAGGCTTCAGGAGGACAGTTCCAGAGCTTTTTACTGGTCTCTGGAGTGGAAGAGGTCCCCTTTATTCTTTTCTAGCAGTGcctgaaatttttaaatttgtctttcAAGTACAAGATACTTTTTGATATGTCCAGGGTAGCTGATAGGTCCTGTCTGCTGCGAAGTCACTGTCGGTGTAGTCAAAGCCACGCTATCAACTAGTAAAAGTGGCTGTGGACCAGAACGGCCTCAACCCTGAAAATATGAGAACTCCTTCAAAAATATagtcttccccttccctccagaAAATGCGCTTTCAGCAGAATCTGACAGGGGCTAGATCCAGTCCACTCCAGATGTCGTCACCCAGGGATTAAAAGAGACAGAGAACATACATGCTGCTCCTGAGGCAGGATGAACAAATTGAAGTATTTCTGGGTTTAGGGAGGTTCCTTCTGAAGCTATAGGGtgagtgttatttttttcaacagacATGATGAAACTTTGTAGCTTCgtgaaaaataattgttagtGACGTcagaaattctgtttcaaaatgtaCTTTTGGCAAAAAGAATTCGGCTGCTCCTAATGCTGTGGTTTAAAAGGAGAAGaatatgtattctttttttttttttttttttgaagttttaaatcTTAATTATACTCTACAACTTTGCAATTCTCCTTTAACTTGACTAACCCTGCTAGTGCACAGATTTTGTGGCAGCCTTTCCTTTGAGAAGCAAAGAGGTTTTGTATCTATTCCTGTCCTCCTTCCAGGATGAGAACAGATTGCCTCCAAAGCTGTGCCAAGCTCCGGAGAGCTGTGGCGCGTCAGCTCAGGGAGGGGACTGATGCTGTTGAGGCTGCGAGGGAGAAGTCACGTGGTTTAATGGAAACCCTTGCCTGGCTTCACTTTCAATGAGGCCATTAGCTTGATTATGTAAACAGACCGTGCCTGCCACTCATTAACCAATGGCAGGAAAAAGGAAGGCGAATCGTATTTCAGCTGCTACCACAGGGATATAATTGTGGAGTACTTCTTTGGGAAAATTactgctgggaaggaaaagttGCAGCCTGAAGCACGCATGTGTAAGTTACTCGGTGAATGCAACACAGGCTCTGCGTGTACAGAGCTCACAGTTGATATTGTTAAATATGACACAGACCGCGCGCAGCTCTTGCCCTGGTTGTGAAGATCATTTTCTGTGCCAGTAGAGAACAAAATGAATCCTTTACCAAAAGCCCTGATCAGACTAGCAGCCTTTTAgaacataaatatttgcaaaggtTTCGAGGGCCTAAGAGGTGGCTACAGTCTAAATACATTAACGAGATAAGAGGGAGGTTGTATATAAATCCAAGACTCCCTGATGAGTTTGTAATcctgtcagaagaaaacaaagctgtcaGTCATCCAGCTTTTCGCTGAAATGTCCATGCTTCCTACGCTGGCCCTCGAAGGAGACAGCATTCAGCAGCTGCTTGTGGATGTTGtgttacaaaaaacaaaactaaacaaaatacACCTCTAAACAGAGTGAGACAAactattttttgtttgcataatGATCTGTAAATCTCAGTACAGCTTCATACGTTACAAACACCACCATGTTCACAGGAAAGGCACGAATGCAGTTTAAACCCAGTCCTTTGAAAAGCACTTTTGCCCCCTCCTGTCTCACGCTTTCCCTAGCACAGTGGATGAGGCCTTTGTACTTGTGCTGGTCCAATTCATCTGTTTGCAGCCGTGATTTGATGACATCCATGGGAGTAGCTAATCCCCAGGCCAGGACTCCAGCAAAACCACCAGACAGCAGCACAACGAGGAAACCTGCAGGAGAGAGCGAAGGGAGGAGCGCTCAGCTCGAGCCCCATGCTCATGCAGCCACAAGcatctcacagtaaaaaaaacccaattcgTTAACTCCCGTGTTTTCCAGCAGTTATTTTGTACAGCTCTTGCAGTTGGGTGTTTCCAGTGATCCCGCACAAACCGTGTGACCTCTCGATCTCACAGCATGCTCATTTTTGCATACATGATACTTCTGAAGCCACACAAACTGGATGTGATGCAACCTGAGAGCACTCGCACCCTCTTCAGCTGCATCTACTTATTTTTATAGTTCTCAGGGAGATGCTGTTTGCTGAATGTCACCTAGCTGATCTTTTCTCAGAGTGAACAGTTGTCTTTTGGAGCTACATCACAAGCAGGAAAGTTAAGTGTCTATGTTCTGCACCTGGACGTTATTTTCCAGGTTTGGACTGACCCAATCTGTGCTCCATGATGTCCTGGGAAAGTTGTCCATGTTTTATATCTAGCTATGTATCCTACTTATGCATTAAGAGGATTTCATACTGACATAAGAGGCACCAGAGCATGCCATAAACAGCCctcctgcagggagaggagtAGCTGCTGAGGGACAAGGTggtgcaggctgctggcagccgtGCCTGGGCGGCACAAGTGGCCCATGGCACCGGGAAGGACACACACAGCAATGCCGTGTGAGGTTCAGATCTGGTGGAGGTTTTATAGGTAGTGGGTGATGTTTGCTGAAAGGCTGGTTTCCCTTTTACCGTGATACTAAATAAGCTGGTTTTGCAGATAATGCCCGATGCTTTCCAATACCTACCTGGTTTATTTTTGCCAGCTGGTGTGAGCCAGTCACACAGAGCAGAATAGGTAAGGAAATATATTGCAGAAGAAGCGCAATCCCTGCAGAGTAATGCAGAGCAGCCCTTGTAGAGACCCCCAAAACCTTCCTCCTTGGCAATCACCTTCAGACAGTGCAGAGATCCTTGGTACTTTGGCTTGGAAACAGGCTGGGGAGATGCAATGGAGGGATGTGGGTTCCTCTGAGTCTGCATGCGAACTTTAGCTACTTCACTAGGGGCCATCAACACAACCTGTAACATCAGAGGATGAGATTTTAACTCTTCATATTTAAACACTGTTTTGATCCCCCTCCTGCAAGTTCCTTGTCTCCCACCTTTCCAGGCAATAATATTGCTGGAAGCCAGCAAGTTCCAGCCTTCTCTCCTCTGTCTGTCCTAAATCCCATCCAGCAGTGGCAAGACATGTATGCAAGCTGCACTGTGCAGAGTGGAAGGCAAGGCAGAAGTCAACAGAGGACATGAAATACCTGTAACAACTTGTTAAACCAGATAGGCATGAAAAAGGCATGTCCTCAGCTATGGGGTACCATATATCAGGGCTCTTGTTTGTACGTGTATTTCGAACCAATGCTATAAAGACTAAAAAACCTCCACCTGTGCTAAGCAGAGTCGTTGCCTGCTAGGAAACACCTAGAAACCTGACCATCTGGACTGCTCTGTAAGAGGATTGCCTGTGACTGGACACGCATTTCTGCCCAGCACGCCATCAGGATGCTGGGGTGAGCTCTGCCGTGTTTGCAGCGCCTGCAGATGTTCACAGAGATCCATCCATCTGCTTATGGGAAACCGGTCCTGGATTCCGCCTCACCAACCTGTGCGGGGATCATGCCTGTCTGCCAGGCAGCATCACTGCTCAGTGATGTCCTGTGGAGTTCTGGGTCCTTACAAGGCAGCGCTGTGCGCTGCCCGTTTCTCCAGCCACTGTCAGAACACTGGCCTGTAACACACGGAGGTACGTCTTTCTTACATAAACATGCCGTCAGAGCCACTTGGAAAGCTGGCTGCCCGcgttgttttttcttcctttttctatgTTTGCTGCCAAGGTCTATGTCATTCTTAATAGTCTGTTCTTAAGAGTTTCGGCACTCTAAACCAAACCCAGCACGAGCTGCCCAGCAGGACTCAGCCATGCCACAGAGCCGACCAGCAAGGGGGCAGCATGGGCAGAGCATGACCCACCCTGTGAAAACAAACTGGGCTTGGTGCAAGCTCCCTTGTGGCCTCCCAGACAGAAAACATCAACTGCTTTTCCAGCCTCCTATGTTTGTGAACAAGAGCTCCTGTGCTTTCCCTTTCGGCTGTTTACATACCCggacagcaccagcagcacctcctgccAAAGAAACGTCCAGCTTGGATGGCTTTGCTTCTGCAGCCCCGTATCGCAGCTTGCAGATGGTCCAAAGGAAGTTTTTGTATGTGccaaatgaaacagaagaaatcagtGATACCGTAAGGACTGATGCAGACATGCCTTTGTAAAATCCCCAAACCTAGttggaaacagaggaaaaagaacatttttaagagGGAATGTCATGGGAAAGCATGTGCTTGAAAACACTGGCCATACATTACTGAGCCAATACTTAATTCCGTCTTACAGCTCATCAACAAAACTAAATGTCATCCTCACCCTTCTCCCAACAAATGGTTGTATGTAACTGCTGCCCACCCTCCCCAAACCGACAGAGGCAGTTCTGCTTCTCCGAAACAAGGCATCCGTAACTGGTATCAGCAATTCTGCTGAGAGGTACCTACTTTTTCTGTCCTGTACGTTTCCTGAATGCAGTGCCAAATCCCATTGTAATGCCTCTCAGTCTGAATTCTCACCTAGGAATACAGtggcaattttaaaatgcagatagtagattgaaaaaaaaaatatataaatcaaCAAATGCCATAAGGGCAAACAGATAATTAGCCATAAAATAGCATCACCaaacaatttactttttttttaaaaaaaaaaaaaaaaaaaaaaaaaaaaaagagaaagctacACAACCAATTTAAGTGAAATAGGTTGATGTAACAAAGATTAAAGTACTGTCACAGGGCTAGTTTTCTAAAACAGGGAAAGCTAAAGGGcctgtttgttttcagtctgaAGTCAGGAAATAAAGCTCCAACAGGTACCTTCACTGTGTCCAGCGGATAACCCACTGCTGTGCTTAGACCACCTGAAACAGAGCATATTAGAGATGGTTAACAGCACATGTCACAACAGACCATTTTCCCCCATCACAGGAAGGCGTTAGGGGAACGGCAGGAAAATGTAACtttggagctgtgctgtgcttggcATCAGACCTCTCTCGAGCTCCAGCAGTGACATTTGAGCCAAGCATGACAGAGTAAAATGCGCAGATTTATCTGCGTGACCAAGGTGCACTCAGAGGATGAATCCAAGTACCATGGGAAACTTCTCAGGAGGAATAACACCACAGTGCAAGCCAGGACTGGGAGAAACACTGAGagcactgctgcaggaaggTTCGAGGGATGACTTGTATGATACCAGAGTGTTTTCGTTCCCCCTCTCAGCTTAGGCAGTAAAGCATCTTTGGACTATGACCAAGCACCCTCATGTGAGGTGCAGAGCATTCCCACTCACACAAGAGGGTCTCTGAAGCAATTCTGGTCCTCCATGATTGACTTAGAATTACTGAGGAATAAAAGCAGCGGTCACAAGGACATCTATAACAGAGGGATAGTCCGCATGTGTTACAGCAATTTCTCTTGAAGGCAGGAGAGGtagtcctgctgcctcctgcacgCCATGGACTGGAcatgccctggctgcagcttaCAAAGCACATCTGTAGCCATAGGCAAGGAATTCATCGGGGTCCACAGCACCATGCTGGACTAAGCCTCTGCAGTGCACCTCCTACCTATGTGCACCAAATGCTGCTGCCAAAGCTGAGCGAGGAGCTTGGTGCCCTGGCAGGCTGGCGTGATGCTGGGGCACAGCACCGGCCGTGGCACTGCTGGGCGATGAGACCACCTGCCCTGCACCGCAGGGGGCTCAGCGGGTGAGGGGCGGTGAGGGATCAGTGCCGGGCGTGCACACAGCCAGCGTGCCCCACGCACCGGCCGGCCACAACGCCCTGCcgcagcagtgacagcagctccAGTGCACTGCGGGGCTGTCTCAATCCTCTGTCGACACCCAGGCTCATTTTGAGACCTTCAAGTAGCCACTGGAGTTAAGTAGCCACTGGCAGATAAGGGAGCAAAAGAGTTCTAGCACTGACTTCTCTTGATCACAGTAACAAACAGATCACCCACCGTCCCTGCCTTTACCTCACATCTCTCAGCTTTGATCTAAACGCATCTGTTGGCAGATACAACAGATGACAGAGGGGCTGACCAGCTGACCTCCTCCCAGTGCATCAGCTGCCATGTCATCTGAGAGGAAATCGGGCTGGGGCGTGATGGAGCTGTATCCAGCTGAGTTATTTAGACAGAGATCAAGTTCATAAAAGTGCTGGATGAGCCTTTCAGGGATCCAGGTAGTCATAGATACAGTTCATGTCTGGTGGCTCACAGGTTGCAAACTGCTTC
This genomic stretch from Falco naumanni isolate bFalNau1 chromosome 7, bFalNau1.pat, whole genome shotgun sequence harbors:
- the SLC25A47 gene encoding solute carrier family 25 member 47 isoform X2, whose protein sequence is MSASVLTVSLISSVSFGTYKNFLWTICKLRYGAAEAKPSKLDVSLAGGAAGAVRVVLMAPSEVAKVRMQTQRNPHPSIASPQPVSKPKYQGSLHCLKVIAKEEGFGGLYKGCSALLCRDCASSAIYFLTYSALCDWLTPAGKNKPGFLVVLLSGGFAGVLAWGLATPMDVIKSRLQTDELDQHKYKGLIHCARESVRQEGAKVLFKGLGLNCIRAFPVNMVVFVTYEAVLRFTDHYANKK
- the SLC25A47 gene encoding solute carrier family 25 member 47 isoform X1 produces the protein MDFIAGAIGGGLSTAVGYPLDTVKVRIQTERHYNGIWHCIQETYRTEKVWGFYKGMSASVLTVSLISSVSFGTYKNFLWTICKLRYGAAEAKPSKLDVSLAGGAAGAVRVVLMAPSEVAKVRMQTQRNPHPSIASPQPVSKPKYQGSLHCLKVIAKEEGFGGLYKGCSALLCRDCASSAIYFLTYSALCDWLTPAGKNKPGFLVVLLSGGFAGVLAWGLATPMDVIKSRLQTDELDQHKYKGLIHCARESVRQEGAKVLFKGLGLNCIRAFPVNMVVFVTYEAVLRFTDHYANKK